In uncultured Bacteroides sp., the following proteins share a genomic window:
- the tig gene encoding trigger factor, whose translation MNVSLQNIDKVSALLTVKLEKADYQEKVDKSLKTFRQKANVPGFRPGMVPMGLVNKMYGKSVKAEEINKILSDTVYGYIKDNQVNILGEPLPNEEKQPEIDFDTMDEFEFLFDIALAPEFKAELSDKDAVDYFSIDVTDEMVDQQVKSYTQRAGKYDKVDEYQDKDMLKGLLAELDEEGNTKEDGVQVEGAVLMPSYMKNDDQKAIFNGSKVNDVLVFNPNTAYEGQEAEIASLLKIEKDAVASHTGNFSFQIEEITRFAEAELSQEIFDQVYGEGVVKTAEEFRAKVKESVAEQFVADSDYKFLIDVRTLLVNKIGKLEFPDALLKRIMLLNHQDKGAAFVDENYDKSVEELTWHLVKEQLVKDNEIKVEQEDIVNIAKEATKAQFAQYGMLNVPEDILENYAQEMLKKKESIEGLVNRAVEAKLSSALKTKVTLNNKTVSMEEFNKMFQ comes from the coding sequence ATGAACGTTTCATTGCAAAACATTGACAAAGTAAGCGCATTGCTTACTGTAAAGCTTGAAAAGGCTGATTACCAGGAGAAAGTTGATAAATCACTGAAGACTTTTCGTCAGAAAGCTAACGTTCCAGGATTCCGTCCGGGAATGGTTCCAATGGGCCTCGTTAATAAGATGTACGGAAAATCCGTGAAGGCTGAAGAAATCAATAAAATCCTTTCTGATACAGTTTACGGATATATCAAAGATAATCAAGTAAACATTTTAGGCGAACCTCTTCCTAATGAAGAAAAACAACCTGAAATTGATTTTGATACAATGGATGAATTCGAATTCTTATTTGATATTGCTTTGGCTCCTGAGTTTAAAGCAGAACTTTCAGATAAGGATGCTGTTGATTACTTCTCTATCGATGTAACAGACGAAATGGTTGATCAACAAGTGAAGTCTTATACTCAACGTGCAGGTAAGTATGACAAGGTAGACGAATATCAGGATAAAGATATGTTGAAGGGTTTACTTGCTGAACTTGACGAAGAAGGTAATACAAAAGAAGACGGCGTTCAGGTAGAAGGTGCTGTTTTGATGCCTTCTTACATGAAGAATGATGATCAGAAAGCAATCTTCAACGGTAGTAAAGTAAATGATGTATTAGTATTTAATCCTAATACAGCTTATGAAGGACAGGAAGCAGAAATCGCTTCTCTTCTTAAGATTGAAAAAGATGCCGTTGCTAGCCATACAGGAAACTTTAGCTTCCAGATAGAAGAAATCACTCGTTTTGCAGAAGCTGAGCTTAGCCAGGAAATCTTTGACCAGGTTTATGGTGAAGGTGTAGTTAAGACTGCTGAAGAGTTCCGTGCAAAGGTAAAAGAATCTGTTGCAGAACAATTCGTTGCTGACAGTGATTACAAATTCTTAATCGATGTTCGTACTCTTTTAGTTAACAAGATTGGTAAACTAGAGTTCCCTGATGCATTGCTTAAACGCATCATGTTGTTGAACCACCAGGATAAGGGTGCAGCATTTGTTGATGAAAACTACGACAAGAGCGTTGAAGAATTAACATGGCACTTAGTTAAAGAGCAATTAGTTAAAGATAACGAAATCAAAGTTGAGCAAGAAGATATTGTTAATATCGCAAAAGAAGCTACAAAAGCTCAGTTCGCTCAATACGGAATGCTTAATGTTCCTGAAGATATCCTTGAAAACTACGCTCAGGAAATGTTGAAAAAGAAAGAAAGCATTGAAGGTTTAGTAAACCGTGCGGTAGAAGCAAAACTTTCTTCAGCATTGAAAACAAAAGTAACATTGAACAATAAAACTGTTTCAATGGAAGAATTCAACAAGATGTTCCAATAG